In Vibrio alginolyticus NBRC 15630 = ATCC 17749, one genomic interval encodes:
- a CDS encoding phosphatase: MEFKVDTHTHTYASGHAYSTLLENAKLAKENGLDMFCTTDHAESMPGAPHYWFFSNQKILPRFLEGVAIIRGVESNIMNTQGDIDIPDSVDRNLDWVIASFHEPVFRPANKQTHTEALVNVIQSGRIDALGHLGNPNFDFDFQTVLACAKEHNVAIEINNTTLKGNSRVGSVDRCHEIAQIGKDLGVFFTTGSDAHFCHDVGNLDLVGELMDKVGIDSKKVITHTAQQFLSFLALRGRKPIAEYDSILNA; this comes from the coding sequence ATGGAATTTAAAGTTGATACCCATACACATACGTACGCCAGTGGTCACGCGTACAGTACCTTGCTTGAAAATGCAAAGTTGGCAAAAGAGAACGGGCTGGATATGTTCTGCACGACCGATCACGCAGAATCAATGCCGGGTGCGCCTCATTACTGGTTCTTCTCGAACCAGAAAATTCTGCCTCGTTTTCTTGAGGGGGTTGCGATTATTCGTGGCGTTGAATCTAACATCATGAACACTCAAGGTGACATCGACATTCCCGACAGCGTTGATCGAAATTTGGATTGGGTGATCGCGAGTTTTCATGAACCCGTTTTTCGTCCTGCAAACAAGCAAACTCACACGGAAGCACTTGTTAATGTCATTCAGAGTGGTCGTATTGATGCGCTCGGTCATCTTGGTAATCCAAATTTCGACTTTGATTTTCAGACCGTTTTAGCGTGCGCGAAAGAGCACAATGTCGCGATTGAAATTAATAACACCACGCTGAAAGGCAACAGCCGAGTAGGCAGCGTAGACCGTTGCCACGAGATTGCACAAATCGGGAAAGATCTCGGTGTTTTCTTCACCACGGGCAGTGACGCGCATTTCTGTCACGATGTTGGTAATCTGGATTTGGTTGGAGAGTTAATGGACAAAGTGGGTATTGATAGCAAGAAAGTGATTACTCACACCGCTCAGCAGTTTTTGTCTTTCTTAGCTTTGAGAGGCCGTAAACCAATTGCAGAATATGACAGCATTCTCAACGCATAA
- a CDS encoding PepSY-associated TM helix domain-containing protein: protein MLRNSAKPQLKEASRAKSIYFMTWRWHFYAGLFVIPFMLMLSLTGLVMLFDDEIELARYEATLQVSPQEQMVPVSAQLETVKQAYPDFNVTQFVPAKTADMANRFSIQNQEGSSLIVAVNPYTGDVQGTIDRGDSIYELMNSIHGTLLIGDLGDRLIEIAASLGILLLVSGLYLWLPRDNASRAGFLKIRLNNGPRILMRDLHANLGGVLSLVLLFFLISGLSWAGIWGAKMVQAWNTFPTYYTWGEKPESTLTHKDLNHGASEEMPWNLELAAVPESKDKPAHDHANMKEEMAYAGTHETLSIDDIILKAEMMGFTGYKLFLPRSETGVYTVAANAMGGDISDPRQDRTSHFDQYSGRLLVDVTWQDYSLFAKFMAAGVSLHQGDVSILNKVLNVVFCLAFILISITGVVMWWIRRPSRSAALGAPPKFQQDGIWKLGLVALVILCLAFPMGGLAIVTVLALDWLLFNRVEKLKTALN, encoded by the coding sequence ATGTTGAGAAACTCGGCAAAGCCTCAACTCAAGGAAGCCTCACGCGCAAAATCCATCTACTTTATGACGTGGCGATGGCACTTCTACGCAGGTTTGTTCGTCATTCCATTTATGCTCATGCTTTCCCTCACGGGATTGGTGATGTTGTTTGATGATGAAATCGAACTGGCTCGATACGAAGCGACATTACAAGTTTCACCACAAGAGCAAATGGTTCCTGTCTCTGCACAATTAGAAACCGTAAAGCAGGCGTATCCCGATTTTAATGTCACTCAATTTGTACCTGCTAAAACGGCTGATATGGCCAACCGCTTCTCGATTCAAAACCAAGAAGGCAGCTCGCTGATTGTTGCAGTAAATCCTTACACAGGAGACGTACAAGGCACCATTGACCGTGGTGATAGCATCTATGAACTGATGAACAGCATTCACGGTACGTTGCTCATCGGAGACTTAGGTGACCGTCTAATTGAAATCGCCGCAAGTCTGGGGATTTTGCTGTTGGTGTCTGGTTTGTACCTTTGGTTACCTAGAGACAACGCCAGCCGCGCCGGCTTTTTGAAAATTCGCCTTAACAATGGCCCTCGAATTTTGATGCGTGACCTGCATGCGAATTTAGGTGGTGTACTGTCGCTTGTTCTGTTGTTCTTTTTGATTTCAGGATTGTCGTGGGCAGGGATCTGGGGGGCGAAAATGGTGCAAGCTTGGAATACCTTCCCAACCTATTACACATGGGGTGAGAAACCAGAATCCACACTGACACATAAAGATCTTAACCACGGTGCTTCAGAAGAGATGCCATGGAACTTAGAGCTTGCTGCTGTGCCAGAATCGAAAGATAAGCCCGCTCATGATCATGCCAATATGAAGGAAGAGATGGCATACGCAGGCACTCATGAAACGCTCTCTATTGATGATATCATCCTCAAGGCTGAAATGATGGGCTTTACGGGCTATAAGCTGTTTTTACCACGCTCTGAGACGGGCGTTTACACCGTTGCAGCTAACGCTATGGGCGGCGACATTTCCGACCCAAGACAAGATCGCACCAGCCACTTTGACCAATATTCCGGTCGCTTGTTGGTGGATGTAACGTGGCAAGATTACAGCCTATTTGCCAAGTTCATGGCGGCAGGTGTGTCATTGCACCAAGGCGATGTGAGTATATTGAACAAAGTACTCAACGTAGTGTTCTGTTTGGCGTTCATCTTAATCTCAATCACAGGTGTGGTGATGTGGTGGATTCGTAGACCAAGTCGCAGTGCCGCATTGGGCGCGCCACCTAAGTTTCAGCAAGACGGCATTTGGAAACTTGGTTTAGTAGCGTTGGTGATATTGTGTTTGGCGTTTCCGATGGGCGGTTTGGCGATTGTTACGGTTCTCGCACTGGATTGGCTGTTGTTCAACCGCGTCGAGAAGCTGAAAACAGCGTTGAATTAG
- the fliI gene encoding flagellar protein export ATPase FliI yields the protein MSNTLSHELLSERLSEALASLDSIPVARVTGRLIKVNGLMLQAVGCRFKLEQRCLVETAEGDMIEAQVVGFEHTIAYLMPIRRLGGLFAGAKVIPLDGDSTVQLSSQWLGRVLNGLGEPLDDGAPLKGGDRVSLEPKPINPLKRRPVDTPLNVGVRAINGLLTVGKGQRIGLMAGSGVGKSVLMGMITKNTEADVIVVGLIGERGREVREFIERNLTPEARKKAIIIAAPADESPLMRLRATLLCHRVSEYFRDQGKDVLLLMDSLTRYAMAQREIALSLGEPPASRGYPPSVFSVLPQLLERAGNSENQHGSLTAIYTVLAEGDDQQDPVVDSARAILDGHVVLSRQLAEQGHYPAIDINASISRCMNTCTQDAHSTIANNFRQMYSNYLQVKELLPLGGYQPGQDPELDQSVAMYPNLRAYLQQAANESVDYPTSLTELAQLFQSA from the coding sequence ATGAGTAATACCCTAAGCCATGAACTATTAAGTGAGCGTTTGAGCGAAGCCTTGGCTTCGCTTGATTCAATCCCTGTTGCTCGCGTAACAGGGCGATTGATAAAAGTAAACGGCTTAATGTTACAAGCCGTAGGGTGTCGGTTTAAGCTTGAGCAGCGTTGTCTCGTAGAAACCGCGGAAGGCGATATGATCGAAGCGCAAGTTGTGGGCTTTGAACACACTATTGCTTACCTCATGCCTATCCGCCGTTTAGGCGGTCTGTTTGCAGGTGCAAAAGTCATCCCTCTTGATGGTGACAGTACCGTGCAGCTAAGCTCTCAGTGGTTAGGACGCGTACTGAATGGTTTAGGTGAGCCGTTAGATGACGGGGCACCGCTTAAGGGGGGAGATCGAGTTTCACTTGAACCAAAACCGATTAACCCACTGAAGCGACGCCCAGTTGATACACCACTCAACGTAGGCGTGCGTGCGATTAATGGACTATTAACGGTAGGCAAAGGCCAACGTATTGGTTTGATGGCTGGCAGTGGCGTCGGTAAAAGTGTGTTAATGGGGATGATCACCAAAAACACGGAGGCCGATGTAATTGTGGTCGGGCTTATCGGTGAGCGAGGCAGAGAAGTACGTGAGTTTATCGAGAGAAACTTAACCCCAGAAGCGCGCAAGAAAGCGATCATTATCGCGGCTCCTGCTGATGAATCCCCGCTAATGAGGTTAAGAGCGACACTACTTTGTCATCGCGTTTCAGAGTATTTCCGAGACCAAGGCAAAGACGTTCTACTTCTGATGGACTCTCTAACCCGATACGCCATGGCACAGCGCGAAATCGCTCTTTCGCTCGGTGAGCCTCCAGCTTCTCGTGGTTATCCGCCCTCAGTCTTCAGCGTGTTACCTCAACTCCTAGAGCGAGCGGGTAACAGTGAAAATCAACATGGTAGCTTAACGGCAATTTATACCGTATTGGCAGAAGGGGACGACCAACAAGATCCTGTCGTGGATTCCGCGCGCGCCATCTTAGATGGGCATGTCGTTTTATCGCGTCAACTGGCTGAGCAAGGGCATTATCCCGCGATAGATATCAACGCGTCTATTAGCCGTTGTATGAATACTTGTACGCAGGACGCACACAGCACGATTGCGAATAACTTCCGTCAAATGTACTCCAACTACCTTCAGGTTAAAGAGTTACTGCCATTAGGGGGTTATCAACCAGGACAAGATCCTGAGTTAGATCAATCTGTTGCTATGTATCCAAATTTGCGTGCATATCTACAACAAGCTGCCAACGAGTCTGTAGATTACCCAACCAGTTTGACCGAGCTCGCGCAGCTTTTTCAAAGTGCTTAA
- the fliH gene encoding flagellar assembly protein FliH produces MLETKSSTMRLPPNGYRLHRFPPLAQPKTIEDEFGLDNQGWQEPQIDIQQQLEEGFQQGLQQGHEEGLRQGIEQGKQQGLLEGQKEGFQKGFVSGEQSGKQGFLEAAKPVNELFHALSRWQDEKEQQQRHMICELVQKVAQQVIRAELTLMPQQILALVDETLSAMPGKAETVTVHLNPQDLERITHINADLPQSWKLVPNTELPIGGCQLVTDDAEADASCDSRLEACMDNVKQHLLDEVSIPQVESEHE; encoded by the coding sequence ATGCTAGAGACAAAATCAAGTACTATGCGATTGCCTCCGAACGGGTATCGTTTACACCGTTTTCCGCCTTTAGCGCAACCTAAGACTATCGAAGACGAATTCGGGCTAGATAACCAAGGCTGGCAAGAACCTCAAATTGATATCCAACAGCAACTTGAAGAAGGTTTTCAACAAGGTTTGCAACAAGGACATGAGGAAGGCTTACGCCAAGGTATCGAACAGGGCAAGCAACAAGGTCTGTTGGAAGGCCAAAAAGAAGGTTTCCAAAAAGGCTTTGTTTCCGGTGAGCAGTCTGGAAAGCAAGGCTTTTTGGAGGCGGCGAAGCCTGTCAATGAACTTTTTCACGCCCTTTCTCGTTGGCAAGATGAAAAAGAACAGCAACAACGCCATATGATTTGTGAACTGGTACAAAAGGTAGCTCAGCAAGTGATTCGTGCCGAGCTCACTTTAATGCCTCAGCAGATCCTAGCTTTGGTGGACGAGACATTGTCTGCCATGCCTGGTAAAGCGGAAACAGTAACTGTGCATTTAAATCCGCAAGATTTAGAGCGTATTACTCACATCAATGCTGATTTGCCGCAATCTTGGAAACTGGTCCCTAATACGGAGCTTCCTATTGGTGGCTGTCAGTTAGTGACTGATGACGCAGAAGCGGATGCGAGCTGCGACTCTCGTTTGGAAGCCTGTATGGACAATGTAAAGCAACACCTTTTGGATGAAGTCAGTATTCCACAGGTAGAGTCTGAGCATGAGTAA
- a CDS encoding SRPBCC family protein, protein MLTLNYYVEISATPQRVWEVLTDVELYKRWAQAFSPQSQFEGAWEEGGGITFFDPDMGGTRAIIDTVLPLQKLEFHHVAIFNPDNRQQLDADLASRWIGSREIYQIDTNNDRLLLNVTIHTHNDFVSMFNHGWEKALPLIKAISEEQA, encoded by the coding sequence ATGCTTACGCTAAATTATTACGTCGAAATTTCGGCGACACCGCAAAGAGTGTGGGAAGTGCTAACCGATGTTGAGTTGTATAAACGTTGGGCACAAGCCTTTTCACCGCAGTCTCAATTTGAAGGAGCTTGGGAAGAAGGAGGTGGCATCACTTTTTTTGATCCAGATATGGGCGGGACAAGGGCGATCATAGATACGGTGCTACCGCTTCAAAAACTTGAATTTCATCATGTTGCCATTTTTAATCCGGATAATCGTCAACAACTCGATGCTGACCTAGCATCTAGGTGGATCGGATCGCGAGAGATCTACCAGATCGATACCAACAACGATCGTTTACTACTCAATGTTACCATTCATACTCACAACGACTTTGTTTCCATGTTTAATCACGGATGGGAAAAAGCTTTACCCTTGATAAAAGCCATTAGTGAAGAGCAAGCTTAG
- a CDS encoding flagellar motor switch protein FliG, which translates to MNTVLSKQTLSYVEQTALVLLGMGEDAAAKVLQHFSRDETQRVTRAMAKLNGIKSDSARGVIQTFFEDFREHSGIRGASKEYLSNTLRKALGNDLAKGLLNTLYGDEIRNNMQRLQWVEAETLARFIVNEHPQMQAIFLAYLPADSSSAVLKHLPQDYHDEILFRIAQLQDIDHQVAVDLHELVERCIEKVSASQSTPLSGVKQAADIINRFEGDRGSLMEMLKLHDEDVVNAIEENMFDFMVLGRQREETMDMLVQQIPLELWAVALKGSDITLQQAIKRSMPQRMVKALEDDMDARGAVALSRVQKARQDIMQMVRELDESGEVQLLLYEEPTVE; encoded by the coding sequence ATGAACACAGTTCTATCAAAGCAGACGCTTAGTTATGTTGAACAAACCGCGCTCGTGCTATTAGGCATGGGCGAGGATGCCGCAGCGAAGGTTTTGCAACACTTTAGCCGTGATGAAACCCAGCGTGTGACTCGTGCAATGGCGAAGTTAAATGGCATTAAGAGCGATTCTGCTCGTGGTGTTATTCAAACTTTCTTTGAAGATTTCCGTGAGCACAGCGGTATTCGAGGAGCCTCTAAGGAATACCTATCTAATACATTGCGTAAAGCATTGGGTAACGATTTGGCAAAAGGGTTATTAAATACCTTATATGGCGATGAAATTCGCAACAATATGCAGCGCTTACAGTGGGTGGAAGCAGAAACTCTCGCTCGTTTCATTGTGAACGAGCACCCACAAATGCAAGCAATTTTTCTAGCGTATTTGCCAGCAGACAGCTCTTCAGCGGTATTGAAGCACTTGCCACAAGATTACCATGACGAAATCTTGTTCCGTATTGCTCAATTGCAAGATATCGATCATCAAGTTGCCGTTGATTTGCATGAACTCGTTGAGCGTTGCATCGAAAAAGTATCCGCAAGTCAAAGCACGCCGTTATCAGGTGTTAAGCAAGCAGCAGATATCATTAACCGCTTTGAAGGTGACCGTGGTTCATTGATGGAAATGCTGAAGTTGCATGATGAAGATGTTGTTAATGCAATTGAAGAAAACATGTTCGACTTTATGGTTCTTGGCCGACAACGCGAAGAAACTATGGACATGTTGGTGCAGCAAATCCCGCTAGAGTTGTGGGCTGTTGCGCTAAAAGGTTCCGATATTACCTTACAACAAGCTATTAAGCGTTCAATGCCGCAACGTATGGTGAAAGCGCTAGAAGATGACATGGACGCACGCGGTGCTGTTGCGTTAAGTCGAGTTCAAAAAGCACGTCAAGATATCATGCAAATGGTACGTGAGCTGGATGAATCTGGTGAAGTTCAGCTGCTTCTCTATGAAGAGCCAACGGTGGAGTAA
- a CDS encoding DMT family transporter — protein sequence MNAVNKSILFMLMSTLSLSVTGLLAKQLSGELSVTLFSFLRFLVPALILLILLRVKNLTFPKSGTLKPILLRALCIGLSQLCFIASLQTLTLVEGVVLFATGPLFIPLVERLFMRGRIRVSTLAALAMAFTGVVMLAGGGSEITWRADLLLGLAGGLFNSGSQLTLYKVSKTNMSPLEINFWAFGFAAVFLLPLTLFNDFDALLNMSVMAPEISSNTLWIGMMSLMIINTQVFRSKAYKLASSGSQLAPLIFTNLLFTAVWQSLFFEDRMSQSQIVGMSLIVLAIILNTCWIRFTAHRSGGLQARTS from the coding sequence ATGAATGCTGTAAATAAATCTATCCTTTTCATGTTGATGTCTACGTTAAGCTTATCTGTTACTGGACTGTTAGCAAAGCAGTTGTCAGGCGAACTTTCCGTCACACTATTTAGCTTCTTACGTTTTTTGGTGCCTGCGCTTATCTTGCTTATTTTACTTCGTGTGAAAAACCTTACCTTTCCTAAATCGGGCACGCTAAAGCCTATTTTATTGCGTGCTCTTTGTATCGGTTTGTCACAACTTTGCTTTATCGCGTCATTACAAACGTTAACGCTCGTTGAAGGGGTTGTGTTGTTTGCTACTGGCCCATTATTTATTCCCTTGGTTGAAAGGCTGTTCATGAGAGGGCGCATTCGTGTTTCAACATTGGCGGCTTTAGCAATGGCGTTCACTGGTGTGGTTATGTTGGCGGGCGGTGGAAGTGAGATTACATGGCGAGCGGATTTATTGCTCGGCTTGGCTGGTGGACTCTTCAATTCTGGTTCTCAGCTTACGTTATATAAAGTGAGTAAAACAAATATGTCGCCGCTAGAAATCAACTTTTGGGCGTTTGGTTTTGCTGCCGTATTTCTGTTGCCGCTAACTTTGTTTAATGACTTCGACGCGTTACTTAATATGAGTGTTATGGCGCCTGAGATTTCTTCAAATACGCTGTGGATCGGTATGATGTCTCTGATGATCATTAACACCCAAGTTTTTCGCTCCAAAGCATATAAACTGGCAAGCAGTGGCTCTCAACTTGCGCCACTCATTTTTACTAACTTATTGTTCACTGCGGTTTGGCAGAGCCTGTTTTTTGAAGACCGAATGAGTCAAAGTCAAATTGTCGGGATGAGTTTAATAGTGCTCGCAATCATACTGAACACATGTTGGATTCGTTTTACGGCGCATCGCAGTGGTGGTTTACAAGCGAGAACTTCTTAG
- a CDS encoding cytochrome b562, with the protein MLRPLVLGCAIAFGSTYAMAEAVDLKQNMKQMKMEFKQAAEASDVETMKSAIDSLQAIVEQSKRGNYPPEKFDTYLEGFNKLTVTLDKIEADLDAGKLQEAKAQLREIDSLREEYHDKRNPSIWSKLFG; encoded by the coding sequence ATGTTACGTCCTTTAGTCCTAGGGTGTGCGATTGCGTTTGGCTCAACATACGCAATGGCAGAAGCGGTTGATTTAAAACAAAACATGAAACAGATGAAGATGGAATTCAAACAGGCGGCGGAAGCGTCTGATGTTGAAACCATGAAATCTGCGATTGATAGCTTGCAAGCGATTGTTGAACAATCTAAGCGTGGTAATTACCCACCAGAGAAGTTTGATACTTACTTAGAAGGCTTTAACAAGCTGACGGTAACGCTAGATAAGATTGAAGCGGATCTTGATGCGGGCAAGCTACAAGAAGCAAAAGCTCAACTGCGTGAAATCGATAGTCTTCGTGAAGAGTACCACGACAAGCGCAATCCAAGCATTTGGAGCAAGTTGTTTGGCTAA
- the gloA2 gene encoding SMU1112c/YaeR family gloxylase I-like metalloprotein has product MFNAIHHVAIICSDYPRSKRFYTEVLGLKVIAENYREARDSYKLDLALPDGSQVELFSFPDAPERPSFPEAQGLRHLAFLVDDVEQVKAYLESNDVEVEPIRIDEFTGKAFTFFQDPDGLPLEIYQK; this is encoded by the coding sequence ATGTTTAATGCCATTCATCACGTCGCGATCATTTGCAGCGATTACCCAAGGTCAAAACGCTTTTACACTGAAGTGTTGGGTTTGAAAGTCATTGCCGAGAACTATCGCGAAGCTAGAGACTCCTACAAGCTTGACCTCGCTTTACCTGACGGCAGCCAAGTGGAACTGTTTAGCTTTCCAGACGCACCAGAGAGACCGAGCTTTCCTGAAGCACAAGGCCTGCGACATCTCGCATTTTTGGTTGATGATGTTGAACAAGTGAAAGCCTACCTAGAATCGAATGACGTTGAAGTTGAGCCAATTCGTATTGACGAATTCACAGGCAAAGCCTTCACCTTTTTCCAAGATCCAGATGGCTTACCGCTGGAAATTTATCAGAAATAA
- a CDS encoding LysR family transcriptional regulator, which produces MVNPKLIALLPDLASFILVVNEGSFTAAAKQLGVTPSALSKLITRLEQALSVKLFERTTRKLIITQAGQKVYDQSIAMVNAAQQAVELSAEDHAEPTGALTVAAPEAFLNSVLQPFVLPFLERYPNIQLKLRAADGEIDLFRQGIDVAFKLTDKPDENLVLKEISKTNLVLCASPDYLAKHGMPEHPTELEQHDCIYLAENDKDNIWSFFKEEAFHSIAVSGRYAVNHSQMRLNGVKSGLGIGIFHDFVIKDALEQGEVVEVLPDWMIKSNYHGAIAMQYAQTKYMPARLRVFIDFVKEHLVSDDTNHA; this is translated from the coding sequence ATGGTTAATCCAAAACTCATAGCCCTACTTCCTGATCTTGCTTCGTTTATCTTAGTGGTAAACGAAGGCAGTTTTACCGCTGCTGCTAAACAACTCGGCGTAACGCCATCGGCTTTAAGTAAGTTGATCACACGGTTGGAACAAGCCCTCTCGGTCAAACTGTTTGAGCGCACGACTCGTAAGTTGATCATCACTCAAGCTGGGCAAAAGGTTTACGACCAAAGCATCGCAATGGTGAATGCCGCGCAGCAAGCCGTTGAGCTATCTGCGGAAGATCATGCTGAGCCAACAGGCGCACTCACAGTAGCAGCCCCTGAAGCATTTCTTAATTCGGTGCTTCAACCGTTTGTGTTGCCATTCCTAGAACGTTATCCAAATATACAGCTTAAGCTGCGCGCAGCAGATGGTGAGATTGATCTTTTCCGCCAAGGTATTGATGTCGCCTTTAAGCTCACCGACAAACCCGATGAGAATCTGGTCCTCAAAGAGATCAGCAAGACCAATCTTGTTTTGTGTGCTTCTCCAGATTACCTAGCCAAACATGGTATGCCTGAGCACCCAACCGAGCTTGAGCAGCACGACTGCATTTACCTTGCCGAGAACGACAAAGACAACATCTGGTCATTCTTTAAAGAAGAAGCGTTCCACTCCATTGCCGTGAGTGGACGCTACGCCGTCAACCATTCTCAAATGCGCTTGAACGGGGTTAAGTCTGGCTTGGGAATTGGGATCTTCCATGACTTCGTGATCAAAGACGCATTAGAGCAAGGTGAAGTGGTGGAGGTTCTGCCGGATTGGATGATCAAGAGTAACTACCACGGCGCTATCGCGATGCAGTATGCACAAACTAAATACATGCCTGCTCGTCTGCGCGTGTTTATCGACTTCGTTAAGGAGCATTTAGTCTCCGACGATACTAACCATGCTTGA
- a CDS encoding S1 family peptidase has protein sequence MTAEAENDNRLSEQGISTAIIGGQQATQNQLPFFARLILHKTGANQFANICGGTIVNDRFILTAAHCVEPSVFTDGWTINDLRVLVKNPTMNDVFVEEFKDVRSITIHPDYVPSDLWINDIAVLELTRPITDNVQSITLPQDFGDYSSKSFYQIFGLGQTSTNDESPPNYLRWAEVKPLTDTQCASLVTGFNAQESLCANGFPERSYTGICRGDSGGPLTYQDNNGMYQQIGIVSYGSSVCESAAIPSVFTEILNYATWIETQTSSGVKTSYNALLASSEDYHSEGDSGFEPVDTNTSGFGNNGSSGGGALGSGLIMLGGWFGWLRHRRNYSRS, from the coding sequence ATGACCGCTGAAGCAGAAAATGATAACCGCCTTTCAGAACAAGGGATCTCCACGGCAATTATTGGGGGTCAGCAGGCTACCCAAAACCAACTTCCTTTTTTTGCACGTCTTATTCTACATAAAACTGGCGCTAATCAGTTTGCCAATATTTGTGGGGGAACCATTGTAAACGACCGCTTCATTTTAACTGCGGCCCACTGCGTAGAACCAAGCGTTTTTACTGATGGCTGGACAATCAACGATCTACGAGTGCTAGTCAAAAACCCTACGATGAATGACGTGTTTGTTGAAGAATTCAAAGATGTTCGCTCTATCACGATTCATCCTGATTATGTGCCTAGCGATTTATGGATTAATGACATCGCTGTCCTTGAATTGACTAGACCTATCACCGATAACGTCCAATCCATCACTTTACCGCAAGACTTTGGAGACTACAGCAGCAAGTCATTTTATCAGATATTCGGTTTAGGTCAGACCTCAACCAATGATGAAAGCCCCCCTAACTATTTACGCTGGGCAGAAGTAAAACCCCTTACCGACACCCAATGCGCTTCGTTGGTAACAGGGTTTAACGCTCAGGAAAGTTTATGTGCGAATGGATTTCCTGAACGAAGCTACACTGGCATCTGTCGTGGTGACTCAGGCGGTCCTCTCACCTATCAAGACAATAATGGCATGTATCAGCAAATTGGCATTGTGAGCTACGGTTCTTCAGTTTGCGAATCCGCTGCGATTCCAAGTGTGTTTACCGAGATTTTGAACTATGCAACATGGATTGAGACCCAAACCAGCTCAGGTGTAAAAACCAGTTATAACGCCCTCTTAGCAAGTTCGGAAGATTATCATAGCGAAGGGGACTCTGGCTTTGAGCCTGTCGATACCAACACATCTGGCTTTGGTAACAACGGCAGCAGTGGCGGCGGTGCTCTCGGATCAGGGTTGATCATGCTTGGAGGCTGGTTTGGTTGGCTAAGACACCGCAGAAATTATTCGCGCTCCTAG
- the fliJ gene encoding flagellar export protein FliJ, with the protein MKSKLKAVGKLQQMEEKQRDRVGQQLDAMRQRHSHLSMQLEQLSALKGHAGQSTRTGPTLTSAALMNFNRVDQMLQRMLRHHEQEQAVMQAECASVQKTLEHKHARVQGLEKVLDRWRTKQNYEKAKKEQKMIEDIINSRVKRKIL; encoded by the coding sequence ATGAAATCCAAGTTAAAAGCCGTAGGCAAGTTACAGCAAATGGAAGAAAAACAGCGTGACCGTGTGGGTCAACAACTTGATGCCATGCGTCAGCGTCACTCCCATCTTTCAATGCAATTGGAACAGTTGTCGGCGTTGAAAGGCCACGCTGGGCAATCAACCCGAACCGGCCCGACGCTGACGAGCGCGGCTTTGATGAACTTTAATCGTGTTGACCAAATGCTACAAAGAATGCTTCGTCACCACGAGCAAGAGCAAGCCGTTATGCAAGCGGAATGTGCATCTGTACAGAAAACGCTAGAACACAAGCACGCACGCGTTCAAGGGTTAGAAAAAGTGCTTGATCGTTGGCGTACTAAGCAGAACTATGAAAAAGCGAAAAAAGAGCAAAAGATGATTGAAGACATCATTAACTCTCGCGTTAAGCGCAAGATATTATGA